In Tribolium castaneum strain GA2 chromosome 4, icTriCast1.1, whole genome shotgun sequence, one DNA window encodes the following:
- the LOC659821 gene encoding putative carbonic anhydrase 3 isoform X2, with product MPRGQISLTLIVLATAFHWDYKHEDEWPDQCQKGKQQSPINLSRQMATETLFPSFIFEYYDEIYRAEIKNSGHTAQIQLKVAVKPKVSGGGLLSTYVLDNMHFHWNSEHTINEERFPLELHLVHYDSTKKSLAEALKVKGGVAVLAVFFYLSPDSDSEFDSLFDTLDQLNKVKLNEVKPIERLDLGDFLPRDRAGFYRYEGSLTTPNCTEGVIWTVFTNGLPISSKQLKIFSNLKTESGGNIIKNYRTLQELNDRKVQIKISPIESSTASHVAIPSVLLLYVGFFIVGDKL from the exons ATGCCACGAGGCCAAATATCATTAACTTTAATAG ttttggcGACTGCTTTCCATTGGGATTACAAACATGAAG acGAATGGCCTGATCAATGTCAAAAGGGAAAACAGCAGTCTCCCATTAATTTGTCACGTCAAATGGCCACCGAAACTCTCTTTCcatcatttatttttgaatactACGATGAAATATACAGAGCGGAAATCAAGAACAGTGGACATACAG CTCAAATTCAGCTTAAAGTAGCAGTAAAGCCGAAGGTGAGCGGGGGAGGATTACTGTCTACTTATGTATTAGACAACATGCATTTTCACTGGAACTCAGAGCACACCATAAATGAAGAAAG ATTTCCTCTGGAACTACATTTAGTCCATTATGATTCTACTAAGAAAAGTTTAGCTGAAGCCTTAAAAGTAAAGGGAGGAGTTGCTGTTTTGGCTGTATTTTTCTAT ctttcCCCTGATAGTGACAGCGAATTCGACTCTTTATTTGATACCTTGGATCAGCTAAATAAAGTCAAGCTAAACGAAGTTAAACCTATTGAAAGATTAGATTTAGGGGACTTTCTTCCAAGAGATAGAGCTGGGTTTTATCGATACGAAGGATCCTTAACCACACCGAATTGTACAGAAGGAGTAATTTGGACCGTTTTTACAAATGGTTTGCCTATTTCCAGTAAACAG cTGAAAATCTTCTCCAATTTGAAAACGGAATCAGGCGgcaacattattaaaaattatagaacATTACAAGAGCTCAATGACAGAAaagttcaaattaaaataagtccTATTGAATCCTCAACTGCATCTCATGTTGCTATTCctagtgttttattattatatgttggattttttattgtaggtGATAAGCTCTGA
- the LOC659821 gene encoding carbonic anhydrase 9 isoform X4, whose amino-acid sequence MPRGQISLTLIVLATAFHWDYKHEAQIQLKVAVKPKVSGGGLLSTYVLDNMHFHWNSEHTINEERFPLELHLVHYDSTKKSLAEALKVKGGVAVLAVFFYLSPDSDSEFDSLFDTLDQLNKVKLNEVKPIERLDLGDFLPRDRAGFYRYEGSLTTPNCTEGVIWTVFTNGLPISSKQLKIFSNLKTESGGNIIKNYRTLQELNDRKVQIKISPIESSTASHVAIPSVLLLYVGFFIVGDKL is encoded by the exons ATGCCACGAGGCCAAATATCATTAACTTTAATAG ttttggcGACTGCTTTCCATTGGGATTACAAACATGAAG CTCAAATTCAGCTTAAAGTAGCAGTAAAGCCGAAGGTGAGCGGGGGAGGATTACTGTCTACTTATGTATTAGACAACATGCATTTTCACTGGAACTCAGAGCACACCATAAATGAAGAAAG ATTTCCTCTGGAACTACATTTAGTCCATTATGATTCTACTAAGAAAAGTTTAGCTGAAGCCTTAAAAGTAAAGGGAGGAGTTGCTGTTTTGGCTGTATTTTTCTAT ctttcCCCTGATAGTGACAGCGAATTCGACTCTTTATTTGATACCTTGGATCAGCTAAATAAAGTCAAGCTAAACGAAGTTAAACCTATTGAAAGATTAGATTTAGGGGACTTTCTTCCAAGAGATAGAGCTGGGTTTTATCGATACGAAGGATCCTTAACCACACCGAATTGTACAGAAGGAGTAATTTGGACCGTTTTTACAAATGGTTTGCCTATTTCCAGTAAACAG cTGAAAATCTTCTCCAATTTGAAAACGGAATCAGGCGgcaacattattaaaaattatagaacATTACAAGAGCTCAATGACAGAAaagttcaaattaaaataagtccTATTGAATCCTCAACTGCATCTCATGTTGCTATTCctagtgttttattattatatgttggattttttattgtaggtGATAAGCTCTGA
- the LOC659821 gene encoding carbonic anhydrase 9 isoform X3, whose translation MVVTSIARRLLFFIFYNAVLATAFHWDYKHEAQIQLKVAVKPKVSGGGLLSTYVLDNMHFHWNSEHTINEERFPLELHLVHYDSTKKSLAEALKVKGGVAVLAVFFYLSPDSDSEFDSLFDTLDQLNKVKLNEVKPIERLDLGDFLPRDRAGFYRYEGSLTTPNCTEGVIWTVFTNGLPISSKQLKIFSNLKTESGGNIIKNYRTLQELNDRKVQIKISPIESSTASHVAIPSVLLLYVGFFIVGDKL comes from the exons ATGGTTGTGACTTCGATAGCGCGTcggcttttatttttcatcttttATAATGCAG ttttggcGACTGCTTTCCATTGGGATTACAAACATGAAG CTCAAATTCAGCTTAAAGTAGCAGTAAAGCCGAAGGTGAGCGGGGGAGGATTACTGTCTACTTATGTATTAGACAACATGCATTTTCACTGGAACTCAGAGCACACCATAAATGAAGAAAG ATTTCCTCTGGAACTACATTTAGTCCATTATGATTCTACTAAGAAAAGTTTAGCTGAAGCCTTAAAAGTAAAGGGAGGAGTTGCTGTTTTGGCTGTATTTTTCTAT ctttcCCCTGATAGTGACAGCGAATTCGACTCTTTATTTGATACCTTGGATCAGCTAAATAAAGTCAAGCTAAACGAAGTTAAACCTATTGAAAGATTAGATTTAGGGGACTTTCTTCCAAGAGATAGAGCTGGGTTTTATCGATACGAAGGATCCTTAACCACACCGAATTGTACAGAAGGAGTAATTTGGACCGTTTTTACAAATGGTTTGCCTATTTCCAGTAAACAG cTGAAAATCTTCTCCAATTTGAAAACGGAATCAGGCGgcaacattattaaaaattatagaacATTACAAGAGCTCAATGACAGAAaagttcaaattaaaataagtccTATTGAATCCTCAACTGCATCTCATGTTGCTATTCctagtgttttattattatatgttggattttttattgtaggtGATAAGCTCTGA
- the LOC659821 gene encoding putative carbonic anhydrase 3 isoform X1, with protein sequence MVVTSIARRLLFFIFYNAVLATAFHWDYKHEDEWPDQCQKGKQQSPINLSRQMATETLFPSFIFEYYDEIYRAEIKNSGHTAQIQLKVAVKPKVSGGGLLSTYVLDNMHFHWNSEHTINEERFPLELHLVHYDSTKKSLAEALKVKGGVAVLAVFFYLSPDSDSEFDSLFDTLDQLNKVKLNEVKPIERLDLGDFLPRDRAGFYRYEGSLTTPNCTEGVIWTVFTNGLPISSKQLKIFSNLKTESGGNIIKNYRTLQELNDRKVQIKISPIESSTASHVAIPSVLLLYVGFFIVGDKL encoded by the exons ATGGTTGTGACTTCGATAGCGCGTcggcttttatttttcatcttttATAATGCAG ttttggcGACTGCTTTCCATTGGGATTACAAACATGAAG acGAATGGCCTGATCAATGTCAAAAGGGAAAACAGCAGTCTCCCATTAATTTGTCACGTCAAATGGCCACCGAAACTCTCTTTCcatcatttatttttgaatactACGATGAAATATACAGAGCGGAAATCAAGAACAGTGGACATACAG CTCAAATTCAGCTTAAAGTAGCAGTAAAGCCGAAGGTGAGCGGGGGAGGATTACTGTCTACTTATGTATTAGACAACATGCATTTTCACTGGAACTCAGAGCACACCATAAATGAAGAAAG ATTTCCTCTGGAACTACATTTAGTCCATTATGATTCTACTAAGAAAAGTTTAGCTGAAGCCTTAAAAGTAAAGGGAGGAGTTGCTGTTTTGGCTGTATTTTTCTAT ctttcCCCTGATAGTGACAGCGAATTCGACTCTTTATTTGATACCTTGGATCAGCTAAATAAAGTCAAGCTAAACGAAGTTAAACCTATTGAAAGATTAGATTTAGGGGACTTTCTTCCAAGAGATAGAGCTGGGTTTTATCGATACGAAGGATCCTTAACCACACCGAATTGTACAGAAGGAGTAATTTGGACCGTTTTTACAAATGGTTTGCCTATTTCCAGTAAACAG cTGAAAATCTTCTCCAATTTGAAAACGGAATCAGGCGgcaacattattaaaaattatagaacATTACAAGAGCTCAATGACAGAAaagttcaaattaaaataagtccTATTGAATCCTCAACTGCATCTCATGTTGCTATTCctagtgttttattattatatgttggattttttattgtaggtGATAAGCTCTGA
- the LOC135265902 gene encoding uncharacterized protein LOC135265902 produces the protein MNLNDVVAPSSGRGLTNTDRSRDTRSSVQRQTIAKLEQQLAETRAAQQTLQDRTREPNIDEVKNANLKLPSFWQRDPALWFAQVEAQFHMHPTHTYKIKADQSKYFTIVAALDCSVLQSVSDILTNPPETQKYETIKAKLISAYTDSQEKQLRKLLNELELGDRKPSQLLREMKTLAGELCYSVI, from the exons atgaatttaaatgacgTTGTGGCGCCATCCTCCGGCCGGGGTTTGACGAATACCGACCGGAGTCGGGATACCAGGAGTAGCGTG CAGAGGCAGACCATTGCCAAGTTAGAGCAACAGCTGGCTGAAACCCGAGCTGCGCAACAAACTCTCCAAGACCGTACACGTGAGCCCAACATAGATGAGGTCAAAAATGCTAATTTGAAGCTGCCGTCGTTTTGGCAAAGGGATCCCGCACTTTGGTTTGCCCAAGTGGAGGCACAGTTCCATATG CATCCTACACATAcctacaaaattaaagcggatcaAAGCAAATATTTCACGATCGTCGCAGCACTCGACTGCAGCGTGCTCCAGTCAGTCTCAGACATTTTGACGAACCCCCCCGAGACGCAAAAGTACGAAACCATCAAGGCCAAGTTGATATCTGCGTACACAGACTCACAAGAGAAACAACTCCGGAAGCTCTTAAACGAGTTGGAATTGGGTGACCGGAAGCCATCCCAGTTGTTACGGGAGATGAAGACGCTCGCAGGCGAATTATGTTATTcagtaatttag